One Gambusia affinis linkage group LG15, SWU_Gaff_1.0, whole genome shotgun sequence genomic window carries:
- the LOC122844786 gene encoding claudin-like protein ZF-A89 → MFICEHCCESPPRQTCIKRLGSRQTFSWWPGAEERRRNLTETTMASLGLQILGVALAVIGWLGNILICALPLWRVTAFIGNNIVVAQSIWEGLWMSCVVQSTGQMQCKVYDSLLALPPDLQAARAMIVISILFSFFGLLLSVVGGKCTTCIEDETAKARVCISAGVFFFLSGALCIVTVSLPANTIIKNFYNPLIPDAQRRELGACLYMGWGAAGLLLIGGALLCCQCPSGREHYNGVKYTAPKSTAPGKEFV, encoded by the coding sequence ATGTTTATATGTGAACACTGCTGCGAGAGCCCACCCCGGCAGACTTGTATAAAACGTCTTGGCAGCAGACAAACTTTCAGTTGGTGGCCAGGCGCAGAGGAAAGACGCAGAAACCTGACAGAAACGACGATGGCGTCTTTAGGGTTGCAGATTCTTGGGGTTGCTCTGGCCGTGATCGGATGGTTGGGGAACATTCTGATCTGCGCGCTGCCACTATGGAGAGTCACTGCCTTCATTGGCAACAACATTGTGGTGGCTCAGAGCATCTGGGAAGGCCTGTGGATGAGCTGCGTGGTGCAGAGCACAGGCCAGATGCAGTGCAAAGTTTACGACTCCCTCCTGGCTCTGCCTCCAGACCTCCAGGCGGCTCGGGCCATGATCGTCATCTCCatcctcttctctttcttcGGCCTGCTGCTGTCTGTGGTTGGTGGGAAATGCACCACCTGCATCGAGGATGAAACAGCCAAAGCTCGAGTGTGCATCTCTGCTGGGGTTTTCTTCTTCCTGAGCGGAGCGCTGTGCATTGTGACCGTCTCTCTGCCGGCCAACACCATCATCAAGAACTTTTACAACCCACTGATTCCTGATGCTCAGAGGAGGGAGCTGGGTGCCTGCCTGTACATGGGCTGGGGGGCAGCGGGACTTTTACTGATCGGTGGGGCTCTGCTGTGCTGTCAGTGCCCGTCAGGAAGAGAGCACTACAACGGAGTGAAGTACACCGCCCCGAAATCCACAGCACCAGGGAAGGAGTTTGTCTGA
- the LOC122844787 gene encoding claudin-4-like, with the protein MVSTGFQILGSALGIIGWIGAILVCALPMWKVTAFIGSNIVTAQISWEGIWMSCVVQSTGQMQCKVYDSMLALSSDLQAARALVVISIMVGVMAILLCVAGGKCTNCVQNENAKIKVGITSGIMFIVAAVLCLIPVSWTAFTIIQDFYNPMLVQAQKRELGAALYIGWGILGILLSFIGWVGSILTCAMPMWRVTAFVGANIVTAQVIWEGLWMSCVVQSTGQMQCKVYDSMLALSQDLQAARAMVIISVIVGVFGILMAIVGGKCTNCMDDEASKAKACIVSGVIFIITALLIMIPVSWSAHTVIRDFYNPLVTAAQRRELGAALYIGWGSAALLLIGGGLLCNNCPPKDNKPYIPAKFGLARPVSSNVDYV; encoded by the exons ATGGTTTCTACTGGGTTCCAGATCCTGGGCTCTGCTCTGGGGATCATAGGCTGGATCGGCGCCATCCTCGTGTGCGCCCTTCCCATGTGGAAGGTCACTGCTTTCATCGGCAGCAACATTGTCACGGCACAGATCTCTTGGGAAGGGATCTGGATGAGCTGTGTGGTCCAGAGCACGGGCCAAATGCAGTGCAAAGTCTACGACTCCATGCTGGCCCTGAGCTCCGACCTCCAGGCAGCCCGGGCCCTGGTGGTCATCTCCATCATGGTGGGCGTCATGGCGATCCTGCTCTGCGTAGCAGGGGGGAAGTGCACCAACTGTGTGCAGAATGAGAATGCAAAGATCAAGGTGGGCATTACTTCTGGAATCATGTTCATCGTAGCTGCGGTCCTCTGCCTCATCCCTGTCAGCTGGACGGCCTTCACCATCATCCAGGACTTTTACAACCCGATGCTGGTCCAGGCCCAGAAGAGAGAGCTGGGCGCCGCGCTCTACATCGGCTGGGGC ATCCTTGGTATCCTCCTGTCCTTTATTGGATGGGTAGGCAGCATCTTGACCTGCGCTATGCCCATGTGGAGGGTCACCGCTTTCGTTGGGGCTAACATCGTCACCGCGCAGGTGATCTGGGAAGGCCTGTGGATGAGCTGCGTGGTCCAGAGCACGGGGCAGATGCAGTGCAAGGTGTACGACTCCATGCTGGCGCTGTCTCAGGACCTGCAGGCCGCCAGGGCCATGGTAATCATCTCTGTGATTGTCGGCGTGTTTGGCATTCTCATGGCCATCGTTGGAGGGAAGTGCACCAACTGCATGGACGATGAGGCATCCAAAGCCAAAGCCTGCATCGTCTCTGGAGTAATCTTCATAATAACCGCCTTGCTGATCATGATTCCGGTGTCCTGGTCAGCTCACACTGTCATCAGGGATTTCTACAACCCCTTGGTGACGGCGGCACAAAGACGGGAGCTTGGCGCTGCACTGTACATCGGTTGGGGCTCTGCAGCCCTGCTGCTTATAGGAGGAGGTCTGCTCTGCAACAACTGCCCCCCAAAGGACAACAAACCCTACATACCTGCAAAGTTTGGCCTGGCAAGACCTGTCTCATCAAATGTGGACTATGTGTGA
- the cldn3d gene encoding claudin 3d, which produces MGSFGLELTGIGLSVVGWLLSIVSCALPMWRVSAFIGANIVTSQVYWEGLWMTCVFQSTGQMQCKVYDSMLALPQDLQAARALTIITIILGVVALLISMVGAKCTNCIEEEAVKARVMVSSGAAFITSALTQIVPVSWSAHTIITEFYSPIVPSGQKMEIGAALYLGWAAAALLLIGGALLCCSCPPQEEKPLRFTIAPHSRVAYSAAPRSTAQSSYTRRDYV; this is translated from the coding sequence ATGGGGTCATTTGGACTTGAGCTGACTGGCATCGGCCTGTCAGTGGTGGGCTGGCTGCTGAGCATCGTCAGCTGCGCTCTGCCCATGTGGAGAGTCTCTGCCTTCATCGGCGCCAACATCGTCACCTCTCAGGTGTACTGGGAGGGTCTGTGGATGACTTGTGTGTTTCAGAGCACCGGCCAGATGCAGTGCAAGGTGTACGACTCTATGCTGGCCCTCCCTCAAGACCTGCAGGCCGCCAGGGCcctcaccatcatcaccatcatcctGGGTGTCGTGGCGCTCCTCATCTCCATGGTGGGAGCCAAGTGCACTAACTGCATCGAGGAGGAGGCCGTCAAAGCCAGGGTGATGGTGTCCTCGGGCGCGGCGTTCATCACGTCAGCCTTAACGCAGATTGTGCCCGTTTCCTGGTCTGCACACACCATCATCACAGAGTTCTACAGTCCAATAGTCCCGTCTGGGCAGAAGATGGAGATCGGAGCAGCGTTATACCTGGGATGGGCCGCCGCAGCCCTGCTCCTGATCGGCGGTGCCCTCCTCTGCTGCAGTTGCCCCCCACAGGAGGAGAAGCCACTAAGGTTCACCATAGCGCCTCACAGCCGCGTAGCGTACTCCGCCGCACCGAGATCAACGGCCCAAAGCTCCTACACCAGAAGAGACTATGTCTAA
- the LOC122844790 gene encoding claudin-3-like has protein sequence MSMGLEIVGIALGFLGLILAMVTCALPMWRVTAFIGANIITSQVIWEGLWMNCVTQSTGQMQCKVYDSMLALTQDLQASRALMIIAVILGVLGVMISIVGAKCTNCIEDEGGKAKVMIISGIFFVLAGILVLIPVSWSAHVIIREFYDPLLMSAQKREIGASLYIGWGSAALCLIGGAMLCSRCPPKDKYKAPRMAYSAPRSISAGGYDKKDYV, from the coding sequence ATGTCGATGGGTTTGGAGATTGTGGGCATTGCCCTTGGATTCCTTGGGCTCATTCTTGCGATGGTGACGTGTGCTCTCCCAATGTGGAGGGTGACAGCTTTCATCGGCGCCAACATCATCACTTCTCAGGTCATCTGGGAGGGCTTGTGGATGAACTGCGTCACCCAGAGCACAGGTCAGATGCAGTGCAAGGTCTATGACTCCATGCTAGCCTTGACTCAGGACCTCCAAGCCTCCAGGGCATTGATGATCATCGCCGTTATTCTCGGAGTGTTGGGGGTCATGATCTCCATCGTCGGAGCCAAGTGCACCAACTGCATTGAAGACGAGGGAGGCAAGGCCAAAGTGATGATCATCTCTGGGATTTTCTTTGTTCTCGCCGGCATTTTGGTGCTGATCCCTGTGTCTTGGTCTGCCCACGTAATCATCCGGGAATTCTATGACCCCTTGTTGATGAGTGCTCAGAAAAGAGAGATTGGGGCTTCGCTCTACATTGGTTGGGGTTCAGCCGCCCTGTGCCTGATTGGAGGGGCCATGCTGTGCAGCCGCTGTCCGCCCAAAGACAAGTACAAGGCACCTCGGATGGCGTACTCCGCCCCACGCAGTATCAGTGCTGGAGGGTACGACAAAAAAGACTACGTCTGA